A portion of the Edaphobacter lichenicola genome contains these proteins:
- the leuB gene encoding 3-isopropylmalate dehydrogenase, with protein sequence MRLKVAVLAGDGIGPEVTQQATNILRAVAELGGHEFIFVPGLIGGTAITETGSPLPTAILDAALECDAVLLGAVGDNKFNSLPPDKRPEAGLLQIRQALGGFANLRPSIAYTALAESSPLRPEVTKDVDILFVRELLGGLYFGAPRWWNRESDEAINTMRYTKAEVVRVARVAFDLASKRRQKVTSVDKANVLEVSQLWRATVTEVAKEYPSVTLEHQLVDSMAMHIMNIPRNFDVVLTENLFGDILSDEAGVITGSLGMLPSATIGGAVNLYEPVHGSAPDIAGTGKANPLGAILTAAMVLRHSANLEQDAKAVEVAVHKVLNAGYRTADIARGQQPGQTPVSTQEMGKLVHQALAESIDRRQAMHAV encoded by the coding sequence ATGCGCCTCAAAGTTGCAGTTCTCGCCGGCGACGGCATCGGCCCCGAAGTCACCCAGCAGGCAACAAATATCCTCCGTGCCGTGGCTGAGTTAGGCGGGCACGAGTTTATCTTCGTCCCTGGTCTCATCGGCGGCACTGCGATTACCGAAACCGGCTCGCCGCTCCCCACCGCAATACTCGATGCAGCACTCGAATGCGACGCCGTTCTGCTGGGTGCTGTCGGTGATAACAAGTTCAACTCTCTGCCTCCAGACAAACGACCCGAGGCTGGTCTCCTGCAGATTCGCCAGGCGCTTGGAGGCTTCGCCAATCTGCGTCCTTCGATCGCCTACACGGCGCTTGCTGAGAGTTCGCCCCTGCGTCCCGAGGTCACAAAAGATGTAGACATTCTCTTCGTGCGCGAGTTGCTCGGCGGCCTTTACTTTGGTGCTCCACGCTGGTGGAACCGCGAGTCCGACGAGGCGATCAATACGATGCGCTACACAAAGGCTGAAGTCGTCCGCGTTGCCCGCGTCGCCTTTGACCTTGCCAGCAAACGCCGCCAGAAGGTTACCTCCGTCGATAAAGCTAATGTGCTTGAGGTCTCGCAGCTCTGGCGCGCAACAGTCACGGAGGTTGCGAAAGAATACCCCTCTGTCACGCTCGAACATCAGCTTGTCGATTCTATGGCGATGCATATCATGAATATTCCCCGTAACTTCGACGTCGTTCTCACCGAGAATCTCTTCGGCGACATTCTCTCCGACGAAGCTGGCGTCATCACTGGGTCACTTGGCATGTTGCCTTCAGCAACCATTGGGGGCGCCGTCAATCTCTACGAGCCTGTGCATGGCAGCGCACCAGATATCGCGGGCACAGGAAAAGCAAATCCGCTCGGCGCGATTCTTACGGCTGCCATGGTCCTTCGCCACTCGGCAAACCTCGAGCAGGATGCTAAAGCGGTCGAAGTGGCGGTTCATAAAGTTCTCAACGCGGGCTACCGCACGGCCGATATCGCTCGCGGCCAGCAGCCGGGGCAGACTCCGGTCAGCACGCAGGAGATGGGGAAGCTCGTCCATCAGGCTCTGGCAGAATCCATCGACCGTCGCCAGGCCATGCACGCGGTATGA
- a CDS encoding porin family protein yields the protein MKKTMLLLGALMFSAAAGYAQESRQDVSVSATAAFAPQITGNSVQKDTSTTMGLLASYRYLLTPRSALEANYGYQQNTQYYQVFGKANGGIHTLQQEFSIAYVFNLNFKNFNPFLEAGPGAMIFHPFKDAGSTNLDAKQNTAIGGLFGGGVAYELSPSFDIRAEYRGFLVKTPTFSLPGNIFNTNRYEVISTPSIGVAYHF from the coding sequence ATGAAGAAGACGATGTTGTTGTTGGGCGCGCTGATGTTTTCTGCGGCAGCCGGTTATGCGCAGGAGAGCCGTCAGGACGTAAGCGTAAGCGCCACCGCGGCGTTTGCCCCCCAGATCACCGGAAATAGTGTGCAGAAGGACACGAGCACGACGATGGGCCTTTTAGCCAGCTACCGTTATCTCTTGACGCCGCGTAGTGCACTGGAAGCGAACTACGGATATCAGCAAAACACGCAATACTACCAGGTCTTCGGAAAGGCGAATGGCGGTATCCACACGCTACAGCAGGAGTTCAGCATCGCATATGTGTTTAACCTGAACTTCAAGAACTTCAATCCATTCCTGGAAGCTGGCCCTGGTGCCATGATCTTCCATCCGTTCAAGGACGCTGGATCGACCAACCTCGACGCTAAGCAAAATACGGCCATTGGCGGCCTGTTTGGCGGTGGTGTCGCCTATGAGTTGAGCCCCAGCTTTGACATTCGCGCGGAGTACCGTGGCTTCCTGGTGAAGACACCCACCTTCAGCCTCCCTGGAAACATCTTCAACACCAACCGTTATGAAGTGATCTCTACACCGTCGATCGGCGTTGCGTATCACTTCTAA
- a CDS encoding LysR family transcriptional regulator, translating into MDLVQMETFLAVAEERSFSRAAARLHRTQPAVSQAIAKLEGELGEVLFERSSRDGTLTDAGEVLREYASKLLNLRNEAAGALTELRELHRGRLNLAANEYTCLYLLPLLDEFRRQNPRIKLAVQRTLASRISDEVLMHSVELGVLSFRPDDTQVKSMVVYRDELAFVVNPRHALASADKVSIRQLGAQNFIAHNIPSPQRQKVIQAFKRHKTPLQMGVELPSLEAIKRFVEMGNGVALVPGLTVRTELQSGALVRVQVPELQIERKLRLVYRRQASLSHAALAFLKVVEAYAAAHGDPYCFQQERGM; encoded by the coding sequence TTGGACTTAGTCCAGATGGAGACGTTTCTGGCGGTGGCGGAGGAGCGAAGCTTTTCACGGGCTGCGGCACGACTCCATCGTACTCAGCCAGCGGTGAGTCAGGCAATCGCGAAACTCGAAGGGGAGCTTGGTGAGGTGCTCTTCGAGCGGTCGTCGCGGGACGGAACGCTGACCGACGCAGGCGAGGTGCTGCGGGAGTACGCGTCTAAGTTACTGAATCTGCGAAATGAAGCGGCTGGAGCCTTAACCGAGTTGCGGGAGTTGCATCGGGGAAGGCTGAATCTTGCAGCAAATGAGTACACCTGCCTCTATCTTTTGCCGCTACTCGATGAGTTCCGACGGCAGAATCCGCGGATCAAGCTGGCAGTACAGCGTACGCTTGCGAGCCGGATCTCGGATGAGGTCTTGATGCACTCGGTCGAGCTTGGTGTGCTCTCGTTCCGCCCTGACGATACGCAGGTCAAATCGATGGTGGTGTACCGGGATGAACTGGCCTTTGTGGTCAATCCTCGGCACGCCCTTGCGAGTGCAGACAAGGTCTCGATCCGGCAGTTGGGAGCACAGAATTTTATTGCGCATAACATCCCGTCTCCGCAGCGTCAGAAGGTGATCCAGGCATTCAAACGGCACAAAACTCCGTTGCAGATGGGAGTGGAGCTCCCGTCGCTCGAAGCCATCAAACGGTTTGTCGAGATGGGGAATGGCGTAGCGCTGGTACCAGGGCTGACGGTGCGCACGGAGCTGCAGAGCGGGGCACTGGTGCGGGTACAGGTGCCGGAGTTGCAGATCGAACGCAAGCTCAGGCTGGTCTATCGTCGGCAGGCGAGTCTTTCGCATGCGGCGCTGGCCTTTTTGAAGGTGGTAGAGGCCTATGCGGCCGCGCATGGAGACCCGTACTGCTTTCAACAAGAACGCGGCATGTAA
- a CDS encoding 2-isopropylmalate synthase produces the protein MSSHNQIVFFDTTLRDGEQSPGCTMHHDEKLRMAHQLAALGVDVLEAGFAIASQGDSDSIRMIAREVRGPRIASLARCKREDIEAAARSIEPAEKARIHTFLASSDLHLEAKLKITRAEALDQAANSVRLARTFADDVEFSAEDATRTDPDFLVEIVTVAVQAGATTINIPDTVGYTTPDEYAATFRMLIEKVPGIDDVILSTHCHNDLGMAVANTLAGIHAGARQAECTINGIGERAGNAALEEIAAALMVRRDKLPYTNNIKLNQLFPTSQMLAEFISFGCSPNKAVVGANAFAHESGIHQHGMMANPLTYEIMTPESVGVPATNMVLGKHSGRRLLEQRLVELGHTLTRAQLDDVYHRFTELADRKKSIYDQDLLGLLHSDKSAVATH, from the coding sequence ATGTCTTCGCATAATCAAATCGTCTTCTTCGATACCACCCTCCGCGACGGCGAACAGTCTCCCGGTTGCACCATGCATCACGATGAAAAGCTGCGCATGGCCCACCAGCTCGCAGCCCTCGGGGTCGACGTTTTAGAGGCCGGTTTTGCGATTGCAAGTCAGGGCGACTCCGACTCCATACGCATGATCGCCCGTGAGGTTCGCGGACCGCGCATCGCATCCCTGGCTCGTTGCAAACGCGAGGACATTGAAGCCGCTGCCCGCTCTATTGAGCCAGCCGAAAAGGCCCGCATCCACACCTTCCTCGCCTCCTCCGACCTTCATCTGGAAGCGAAGCTAAAGATCACGCGTGCCGAGGCCCTCGATCAGGCCGCAAACTCTGTTCGTCTTGCGCGCACCTTCGCCGACGACGTCGAGTTCTCCGCCGAGGATGCCACCCGTACTGATCCCGACTTCCTCGTCGAGATCGTTACGGTTGCGGTACAGGCCGGGGCGACCACCATCAACATCCCCGATACCGTCGGCTACACCACGCCCGACGAGTACGCCGCCACGTTCCGCATGCTGATCGAGAAGGTTCCCGGCATCGACGACGTTATTCTCTCCACTCATTGCCATAACGATCTCGGCATGGCAGTCGCCAACACCCTTGCAGGCATCCACGCTGGAGCACGGCAGGCCGAATGCACGATCAACGGAATCGGCGAACGCGCTGGTAACGCTGCGCTCGAAGAGATCGCCGCTGCACTTATGGTTCGTCGCGACAAGCTGCCCTATACAAACAACATCAAGCTGAACCAGCTCTTCCCCACCAGCCAGATGCTCGCCGAATTTATCAGCTTCGGCTGCTCACCCAACAAGGCTGTCGTCGGTGCCAATGCATTTGCGCACGAGTCCGGCATTCATCAACACGGCATGATGGCTAACCCGCTGACTTACGAGATCATGACACCAGAGTCAGTTGGCGTCCCAGCCACCAACATGGTGCTCGGCAAACATAGTGGCCGCCGTCTTCTCGAGCAGCGCCTCGTCGAACTCGGCCATACTCTCACGCGCGCGCAGCTCGACGATGTCTACCATCGCTTCACCGAACTCGCGGATCGCAAAAAATCCATCTACGACCAGGACTTGCTCGGCTTGCTTCATAGCGACAAGTCCGCCGTCGCTACTCACTAG
- a CDS encoding Spy/CpxP family protein refolding chaperone has product MMTIFRKPILQVAFMALCTTALSALPAMAQEPTAPATQDQAGPQHGGHDQGQREEHQIAFLTKKLSLTPDQVSQVKAIDDDARQQTMALRNDTATPKADKRAKMMDIHKASQDKIRAVLTDDQKTKYDALQAEMREHRESREGGQGAPPAPPQQ; this is encoded by the coding sequence ATGATGACGATATTCCGCAAACCAATATTGCAAGTAGCCTTTATGGCGCTGTGTACGACAGCGCTGAGTGCACTGCCGGCGATGGCTCAAGAACCGACTGCGCCTGCGACGCAGGACCAGGCCGGTCCACAGCATGGCGGACACGACCAAGGGCAGCGCGAGGAGCATCAGATAGCGTTTTTGACGAAGAAGTTAAGCCTCACACCTGACCAGGTATCTCAGGTAAAGGCAATCGACGATGATGCGCGTCAACAGACGATGGCTCTGCGCAATGACACCGCAACACCGAAGGCCGACAAACGAGCAAAGATGATGGACATCCACAAGGCGTCCCAGGACAAGATTCGTGCTGTGCTGACCGACGATCAGAAGACCAAGTACGACGCTCTTCAGGCCGAGATGCGAGAGCACAGGGAGAGCCGCGAGGGAGGGCAGGGCGCGCCTCCTGCTCCTCCTCAGCAGTAG